One window from the genome of Micromonospora aurantiaca ATCC 27029 encodes:
- the drmB gene encoding DUF1998 domain-containing protein, with translation MEPIVHDLRLSETISPFGVGAVVDVRGESLIAPDTSWWDRKRAPKISCERLSAKLHGAVLRQPPAHAGRAAKETASLLYFRFPEWRFCERCTKLSMLTGKHKGRWTNKCDCGGTLVPMRYVAVCEQGSHLQDIHWFKWAHRGHDAGMTEAVRHCRAYKELRFVRSSRHGEGLTSLRVVCNGCKRDRALSDLTGKDSLHRDGLRCDGKQPWENENTGDPCEHHLKAVQRGATGNYMAERLSALDIPEEVPQFIGKKDEIRSHVYFEKVVADNGGPQADMVAGWIADELGVSKDDVLRLAAGDDEPDDAPLLELKDGEWAAFLKKLDNGRDHSGGDFIVDGWRIRSDSAWPPALTDGLVAVGQVRRVREVRALKGFRRHTAQADFISADLGPDRKRRPVFPAVEMFGEGIFLRFDEARIAAWESRPEVQARARILIDRRESSPWADRLDVPEPRYIALHTIAHLLIRRLAFASGYSSASLQERIYANTDRPDHTAGILIYTAAGDAQGTLGGLVRLGEPDRILPLLLAALGDADVCSNDPVCIESDRQGVSQLNLSACHGCALVSETSCETANRLLDRQLVLGGGDVRGLLDDVLDQVRGLVDQQATKALNRAGSWHRAH, from the coding sequence ATGGAACCCATCGTGCATGACCTACGGCTGTCCGAGACGATCAGCCCCTTCGGCGTGGGCGCAGTCGTCGACGTGCGCGGTGAGTCCCTGATCGCACCCGACACCTCCTGGTGGGACCGCAAACGCGCTCCCAAGATCAGCTGCGAGCGCCTCTCGGCGAAACTGCATGGGGCTGTCCTGCGGCAGCCACCGGCACACGCCGGACGAGCGGCCAAGGAGACGGCGAGTCTGCTGTACTTCCGGTTCCCCGAATGGCGGTTCTGCGAGCGTTGCACGAAGCTGTCCATGCTCACCGGCAAGCACAAGGGCCGCTGGACCAACAAGTGTGACTGCGGCGGCACCCTCGTACCGATGCGGTACGTCGCGGTCTGCGAGCAGGGCAGCCACCTGCAAGACATCCACTGGTTCAAGTGGGCGCACCGTGGGCACGACGCCGGCATGACCGAGGCAGTGCGGCACTGCCGCGCCTACAAGGAACTCCGGTTCGTCCGCTCTTCGCGTCACGGCGAAGGCCTGACATCACTCCGCGTCGTCTGCAACGGCTGCAAACGAGACCGCGCCCTGTCCGATCTGACAGGGAAGGACTCGTTACACCGCGACGGCCTCCGATGCGACGGCAAGCAACCATGGGAGAACGAGAACACCGGAGACCCGTGCGAGCACCACCTTAAGGCCGTCCAGCGCGGCGCCACCGGTAACTACATGGCGGAGCGGCTCTCGGCGCTCGATATACCTGAGGAGGTACCGCAATTCATTGGCAAGAAGGACGAGATCCGCAGCCACGTCTACTTCGAGAAGGTCGTCGCGGACAATGGCGGCCCGCAGGCGGACATGGTGGCCGGTTGGATCGCCGACGAGCTCGGCGTCTCGAAGGACGACGTGCTGCGACTGGCCGCGGGTGACGACGAGCCCGACGACGCCCCGCTCCTGGAGCTGAAGGACGGCGAATGGGCCGCGTTCCTGAAAAAGCTCGACAACGGAAGAGACCACAGCGGCGGCGACTTCATCGTCGACGGCTGGAGGATCCGATCTGATAGCGCATGGCCCCCCGCCCTCACTGACGGGCTGGTAGCCGTCGGCCAGGTTCGGCGCGTACGCGAGGTACGCGCGCTCAAAGGCTTCAGACGCCACACGGCCCAAGCCGACTTCATCAGCGCGGACCTCGGCCCAGACCGCAAGAGAAGACCGGTGTTTCCCGCCGTCGAGATGTTCGGTGAAGGAATCTTCCTCCGCTTCGACGAGGCCCGCATCGCCGCATGGGAGAGCCGACCCGAAGTGCAAGCCCGCGCGAGGATCCTGATCGATCGGCGCGAAAGCAGCCCCTGGGCGGACCGACTCGACGTCCCGGAGCCGCGATACATAGCGCTGCACACCATCGCGCACCTGCTGATCCGACGGCTCGCCTTCGCCAGCGGCTACTCCTCCGCCTCCCTCCAGGAACGCATCTACGCCAACACCGATCGTCCCGATCACACCGCTGGCATCCTCATCTACACGGCCGCCGGCGACGCACAGGGCACACTCGGCGGCCTCGTTCGCCTCGGCGAACCCGATCGGATCCTTCCGCTGTTGCTGGCGGCTCTCGGGGACGCGGACGTTTGCTCGAACGACCCCGTATGCATCGAAAGCGACCGGCAAGGCGTATCCCAGCTGAACCTGTCCGCCTGCCACGGATGCGCGCTCGTCAGCGAGACATCATGCGAGACCGCCAACCGGCTGCTGGACCGTCAGCTCGTCCTCGGCGGCGGGGACGTCCGCGGCCTGCTCGACGACGTCCTGGATCAGGTAAGAGGACTGGTGGACCAGCAAGCCACCAAGGCGCTGAACCGGGCCGGGTCCTGGCATCGTGCACACTGA
- a CDS encoding helicase-related protein — protein sequence MTLTKAQDAALTHLRHAYVGPDSGEEEILTNRPDRQYAVGMLFPIASAAPVADQPPFGAPLESDVPAGDVEEDGAGVPLAEEWRPSSVAISFVTDRSAVTCDLSGGTYQPVTGDGPPRWQRKPFRLDAIELGPQRPLHELQAGEVPIEVGSRWRRYGDAHLVTVHVRIRKQSTGNDRLDIESMLFQVALRVEPAVDGRILEYRGSTAVSLDSEAAELRLRFRDKKVYAVGHGMAADWDLSGNGCTAVRLEAVPAFVVPAVATTGFAAGTAEAEALGLDHLARIDTHPDEVLPSLDAFVTAFEVWVQQQENSTSAFGADAHVARAITDRARAALHRMRAGVDLLRDARQETLRTAFSLGMAAMRLQMRQTALRDDRDPSEPQWRPFQLGFLLVALASTVDETHDDREVVDLIWFPTGGGKTEAYLGLAAIEIFRRRLAHGVAGGGTAVITRYTLRLLTAQQFQRAASLICAMELLRRDGGRAKGMARFSIGLWVGNEVTPGTRTDAKAALNRLHKAARPEEANSFQVEGCPWCGAALVPRKQSADKTLYGMRLVGRDVVIHCTDGSCPFHDELPVAVVDEVLYDEPPTILLATVDKFARLQFRPNAGTLLGLDTPFRQPSMIIQDELHLLSGPLGTTVAVFDAVIQMLLSRSGTPPKVIASTATIRASQEQVQGLYGRAVALYPPAGLDGDQTFFSKPVESGEGRLYVGLMPQSLSQVSAVISTAAPLIEIPEVLAQRQDTGATRDSYWTAVMYHNSLRELGRTGTLIVDDVNGRLEPRADRLKLPFRRVRADRVLELTSRRGPEELPNDLRELAQSIDKTDQAVDVVLSSNMLSVGIDIPRLALMLMVGQPKTTAEYIQATSRVGRGRNNGIVTTLFRSNRARDRSHFETFRGYHEALYRNVEPTSVTPWSLASRARSIRGALVALLRHSIKALAANDAASRLDLDDEDMCHTIEHLVDTFVSLVSRSDRLEADETEEELWRLLRDWDRRARSAREEGTSLRYERGKADEPALLRRFEQSGEGWLVADSMRSVEPNVAVHVREPMEEVRYGTHRA from the coding sequence GTGACCCTGACCAAGGCACAAGACGCGGCACTGACGCATCTACGCCACGCATACGTCGGTCCGGACTCCGGTGAGGAGGAGATCCTCACCAACCGGCCCGACCGGCAGTACGCCGTCGGGATGCTGTTCCCGATCGCCTCGGCGGCGCCGGTCGCGGATCAACCGCCGTTCGGCGCGCCGCTCGAATCGGATGTGCCCGCCGGAGACGTGGAGGAGGACGGCGCCGGTGTGCCGCTCGCCGAGGAATGGCGGCCGTCCTCGGTTGCGATCTCTTTCGTCACCGACCGGTCCGCTGTGACCTGTGATCTGTCCGGTGGCACCTATCAGCCCGTCACCGGTGACGGGCCCCCGCGTTGGCAGCGCAAGCCGTTCCGACTCGACGCGATCGAACTCGGCCCTCAAAGGCCACTGCACGAGCTTCAGGCGGGCGAGGTTCCGATTGAGGTCGGGTCCCGGTGGCGCCGGTACGGCGACGCTCATCTGGTGACGGTGCACGTTCGGATACGCAAGCAGTCCACCGGGAACGACCGGCTCGACATCGAATCGATGCTGTTCCAGGTGGCGCTCAGGGTCGAACCCGCGGTCGACGGTCGGATCTTGGAGTATCGGGGGTCGACCGCGGTCAGCCTTGACAGTGAGGCGGCGGAGCTACGGCTGCGGTTCAGGGACAAGAAGGTTTACGCCGTCGGACACGGAATGGCCGCGGACTGGGACTTGTCCGGGAACGGCTGTACGGCGGTCCGCCTCGAGGCCGTGCCCGCGTTCGTGGTGCCCGCAGTCGCGACGACCGGGTTCGCAGCGGGGACCGCGGAGGCCGAGGCTCTGGGTCTCGACCATCTCGCACGGATCGACACACACCCCGACGAGGTCCTACCGTCGCTCGACGCCTTCGTCACCGCATTCGAGGTATGGGTCCAGCAGCAGGAGAACTCTACGAGCGCGTTCGGCGCGGACGCCCACGTCGCACGAGCGATCACCGACCGCGCCCGCGCGGCTCTTCACCGGATGCGGGCCGGTGTCGACCTGCTCCGCGACGCCCGGCAGGAGACGCTGAGAACGGCCTTCTCGCTCGGCATGGCGGCCATGCGACTACAAATGCGTCAGACGGCGCTGCGTGACGACAGAGATCCGAGCGAGCCGCAATGGCGCCCGTTTCAACTCGGCTTTCTGCTGGTGGCTCTGGCATCGACCGTGGACGAAACCCACGACGACCGGGAAGTGGTCGACTTGATCTGGTTCCCCACCGGCGGAGGCAAGACGGAGGCATACCTGGGCTTGGCAGCGATCGAGATCTTCCGTCGACGGCTCGCGCACGGTGTCGCAGGAGGCGGCACCGCGGTGATCACCCGCTACACGCTGCGGCTGCTCACCGCCCAGCAGTTCCAACGGGCGGCGTCGCTGATCTGCGCGATGGAACTGCTGCGCCGTGACGGCGGCCGAGCTAAGGGCATGGCCCGCTTCTCCATCGGCCTGTGGGTGGGTAACGAGGTGACACCGGGCACGAGGACCGATGCGAAGGCCGCACTCAACCGATTGCACAAGGCCGCACGGCCGGAGGAGGCGAACAGCTTTCAGGTCGAGGGCTGCCCGTGGTGTGGCGCCGCGCTGGTGCCGAGGAAACAGTCCGCGGACAAGACCCTGTACGGGATGCGGCTCGTCGGCAGGGACGTCGTCATCCACTGCACCGATGGGAGCTGTCCGTTCCACGACGAGCTCCCCGTCGCCGTCGTCGACGAGGTCCTCTACGACGAACCGCCCACCATCCTGCTCGCCACCGTCGACAAGTTCGCACGCCTGCAGTTCCGACCCAACGCTGGAACACTGCTCGGCCTGGACACACCGTTCCGGCAGCCGTCGATGATCATCCAGGACGAGCTGCACTTGCTGTCGGGACCACTCGGTACCACGGTTGCCGTCTTCGACGCCGTCATCCAGATGCTGCTGAGCAGATCCGGCACGCCACCAAAGGTCATCGCATCGACCGCGACCATCCGCGCGTCACAGGAACAGGTGCAGGGACTGTACGGGCGTGCCGTCGCCCTCTACCCACCGGCAGGCCTCGACGGGGATCAGACCTTCTTCTCCAAACCGGTTGAGAGCGGTGAAGGGCGCCTCTACGTCGGTCTCATGCCGCAGTCGCTGTCTCAGGTGTCCGCAGTCATCTCCACGGCCGCTCCGCTGATCGAGATTCCGGAGGTCCTCGCCCAAAGGCAGGACACGGGCGCGACGCGCGACTCCTACTGGACCGCAGTGATGTATCACAACAGCCTGCGCGAGCTCGGCCGCACGGGAACCCTGATCGTCGACGACGTCAACGGACGACTCGAACCACGGGCCGACCGTTTGAAGCTGCCGTTCCGGCGGGTGCGCGCCGACCGCGTTCTCGAACTGACCAGTCGCCGCGGACCGGAGGAGCTTCCCAACGACCTGCGGGAACTCGCGCAGAGCATCGACAAGACCGATCAGGCCGTCGACGTCGTGCTGTCATCCAACATGTTGTCGGTGGGTATCGACATCCCTCGCCTCGCGCTGATGCTGATGGTCGGCCAACCGAAGACCACCGCCGAATACATCCAGGCCACCAGCCGCGTCGGTCGTGGCCGCAACAACGGCATAGTCACGACGTTGTTCCGGTCGAACCGGGCACGCGACCGATCGCATTTCGAGACGTTCCGCGGCTACCACGAAGCCCTCTATCGCAACGTCGAACCGACGAGCGTGACACCCTGGTCGCTGGCCTCTCGTGCTCGCTCCATACGTGGCGCCCTGGTGGCGCTCCTACGGCACTCCATCAAGGCTCTGGCAGCCAACGACGCGGCATCTCGCCTCGACCTCGACGACGAGGACATGTGCCACACGATCGAACACCTGGTTGACACCTTCGTCTCTCTTGTCAGCCGATCGGATCGCCTCGAGGCCGACGAGACCGAAGAGGAGCTGTGGCGGCTGCTGCGTGATTGGGACCGCCGCGCCAGATCCGCGCGAGAAGAAGGCACGAGTTTGCGATACGAACGTGGCAAGGCGGACGAGCCGGCCCTTCTCAGACGGTTTGAGCAGAGCGGCGAGGGCTGGCTGGTCGCCGACTCGATGCGCTCGGTCGAACCGAACGTCGCCGTCCATGTACGCGAGCCGATGGAGGAGGTGCGGTATGGAACCCATCGTGCATGA
- a CDS encoding nuclease-related domain-containing DEAD/DEAH box helicase, with product MILVPDLTDIVKNAESDAERRVARLLREATGDLDAVAFYSVKLRSHAYKQQAEADFVVLWKKCLIVVEVKGGGVRRHDGVWYSVDRRNDWHKLSSSPMEQAQSAMYALRDILREEGVGWFAHEAVVITPDIDTPPHSVEWQPSHWLAKDEMTVEGLTQALDTITGAARRPPAGQRIARADDLRTRLFGEFTRMPVIDAQRGAVIEEQNRATAGQARVLAALARNPRVMVFGGAGTGKSLVLVEAAKQESGEGRSVLITFHSPELLQFFAPHVASRDIAVLPFVQLTSDQVYDVVFIDEAQDLMDAEMMDRLDAVVVGGRDRGRWRMFLDSNNQSHVDGGFDDDVFELVASEALSVDLELNVRNTQAIVHMVQEYLGADVGDPGIVHGEKVRWHTSDGAAAVAAAETVAEQLVADGVRRKDIWIIKTDSTAAPTVTPQGFTLTSPRYAKGLEAESVVLCDLPESFDDAGTAAFYVAVTRARVSLDILVTKDDRRRLQQLVRQRLVKK from the coding sequence GTGATCCTCGTTCCCGACCTGACCGACATCGTCAAGAACGCCGAGAGCGACGCCGAACGTCGGGTGGCGCGCCTACTACGAGAGGCGACCGGTGATCTGGACGCAGTCGCCTTCTACTCCGTGAAGTTGCGCTCGCACGCCTACAAGCAGCAGGCCGAGGCGGACTTCGTCGTGCTGTGGAAGAAATGCTTGATCGTCGTCGAGGTCAAAGGCGGTGGGGTCAGGAGGCACGACGGCGTCTGGTACAGCGTCGACCGCCGCAACGACTGGCACAAGCTGTCGAGCTCGCCGATGGAGCAGGCGCAGTCGGCGATGTACGCCCTGCGCGACATCCTGCGGGAGGAGGGAGTCGGTTGGTTCGCGCATGAGGCCGTTGTCATCACCCCGGACATCGATACACCGCCACACTCGGTGGAGTGGCAGCCGAGCCACTGGTTGGCCAAGGACGAAATGACGGTCGAGGGGTTGACTCAGGCTCTCGACACGATCACAGGTGCCGCCCGCAGGCCACCCGCTGGCCAACGGATCGCCCGTGCCGATGATCTGCGTACACGTCTGTTCGGCGAGTTCACCAGGATGCCGGTGATCGACGCGCAGCGGGGTGCGGTCATCGAGGAGCAGAACCGTGCCACCGCCGGCCAGGCACGGGTGTTGGCCGCGTTGGCCCGCAACCCCCGGGTCATGGTGTTCGGTGGTGCCGGCACGGGTAAATCCCTGGTGCTGGTCGAGGCCGCGAAGCAGGAGTCCGGTGAAGGCCGATCCGTGCTGATCACCTTCCACTCGCCGGAGCTGCTGCAATTCTTCGCGCCGCACGTCGCCAGCCGTGACATCGCGGTCCTGCCATTCGTGCAACTGACGTCCGACCAGGTGTACGACGTCGTCTTCATCGACGAGGCACAGGATCTGATGGATGCCGAGATGATGGACCGGCTCGACGCGGTCGTCGTCGGCGGACGCGACCGCGGCCGTTGGCGGATGTTCCTCGACTCGAACAACCAGTCACACGTCGACGGCGGCTTCGACGACGACGTGTTCGAGCTCGTCGCCTCCGAGGCCCTCTCGGTCGACCTCGAACTCAACGTCCGGAACACGCAAGCAATCGTGCACATGGTTCAGGAATACCTCGGCGCGGATGTCGGCGATCCAGGCATCGTCCACGGCGAGAAGGTCCGGTGGCACACCTCTGACGGTGCGGCCGCTGTCGCCGCCGCCGAGACCGTGGCGGAACAACTGGTGGCCGACGGTGTCCGACGCAAGGACATCTGGATCATCAAGACCGATTCCACGGCGGCGCCGACCGTGACGCCGCAAGGCTTCACTCTGACGAGCCCTCGGTACGCCAAGGGCCTCGAGGCGGAGAGCGTCGTGCTGTGCGACCTGCCCGAGTCCTTCGACGATGCGGGCACCGCCGCCTTCTACGTGGCAGTGACCCGGGCGCGTGTCTCGCTGGACATATTGGTGACCAAGGACGACCGGCGGCGCCTCCAACAATTGGTCCGACAGCGTTTGGTGAAGAAGTGA